CCAACCCTCTGCTTTAATTCGTCCACTTCCCTCTTTAATTCGATGATATACAACATTTGTTCTTCCACCTTCTGAAGCAGTTTTGCGTTGATCTCCGCCAAGTCCACGCCTTCTTTCTGCACTTCCGCTTCTGATGGGATGCCGGGCAAATGACCATTTGTCTTTATGTACGCATCTACCTCTGCAATAGACGGCAACGGGTAGTCACTATGAAACACGAAATCTGCCCAGGGCGTAGCGCTTATCTTTACTTTGGTAGCGATTATGGCGCCGCCTACCGTAAGTTTATAATCAGTCCGGGGATCACCGCCCAGGCCGACGTTGCCCGTCTGGCTTATTTTCATTATTGTCGCATGATCTCCATTCCAAAACTCAAACGGATAATTGCCATATCCCTGAAAAAACGTGGTACCCAAGCCTGCAGTCAGTTTATTCTGAAAGAATAAGCGGTTGCTCCCCGAATTGTCTTTACCCCAATTATCGATGGTGTTAGTAAGGTAATTGCCCGGTGTAAAGTTACCGGAGTGCCATATATCGCGCCAGTCGGTCCAGTTAGCGGGGTTGTTATCGATCCTGTTCCGGAAACGCAACTGCCCCCAGTACATTGCTTCCATCTGGAATGCGCCTGTTGAACCACCGGGATTAAAGGTCAGCAGAGAGGAAATATGCTGCCCCTGGTAGTGAACGGCATAAAATCCATTGTCTAAAGCACTATTCACGTCGGTATTATATACTGTACCACGTTGCTGCATTACAGCCGCGGGGTCGTACGTTTGTGAATACGCACCGGTTCCGACGGCCAACAGTGTGGCAAATAGGATTATCTCTTTCATGTACCAGGTATTTTATAGGGCTTTTTTCAGCGTGATTACTTCTTGTTGAAGTATTTCAATTTTTTTATGTTGATCAATCATGTAGAGCGTCAACTCCTCGATCTTTTGCAAAAGCTTTGCATTAATCTCCGCCAGGTCGATGCCTTCTTTTTGTACTTCCACTTCAGAGGGTATGCCGGGTAAATGGCCATGTGTTTTGATATAGGTTTCAACCTCGGCGATAGAAGGCAACTGGTACTCCTTACGGAATACGAAGTCGGCCCAGGGCGTGGCGGTTACTTTTACTTTGGTAGCGATTATGGGGCCGCCTACAGTAAGTTTGTAGTCCGTGCGCGGCAAGCCGCCAAAGCCCACATTACCGGTGGAGCCAATTACCATTATCGTTTCCCCTGCCCCATTGTAAAACTCGAATGGCTTATCGCCATATCCCTGGAAGTAAGTGGTACCAGTAGAAGCCGTTCTGCTTTCGAAATAGAGGCGGTTTTGTCCGCCGTTATCTGTCCCCCAGGTGTCGACTACATTTTTAAGATAATTGCCCGGTGTGAAATTGCCGGAGTGCCAGATTGTTTTCCATGGCTGCCAGGTCGTGTTATCTGTTTTATTGCGGAATGCAAGCTGACCCCAGTAAGTGGCCTCCAGTTGAAGCGGACCCGTTGAACCGCCTGAGTAGAAAGTTAATAACGCCGACTGATGTTCCGGCAAACCGGTAGTAGGGTGAAAGTGCGTTACACCATACATACCATTGGCTGTAGCATTGTCAATAGTATAGTTTGTAACGCCCGGACGAATACGCATAAAGTTGCCGTCGTTATCGAACTGTGCAAACGCGCTACCAGTAAAAAGGGCCAGGGATAAGAGTAATATCAGTTTTTTCATATCTGTTGTGCGGTTACGGGTTATTTGATCAGTTTTTTTAGGCTGGAAATCTCCTCCTGCATCACTTCCATCTTCTTATGCTGATCGATCAAATAAAGTGTTAATTCCTCTATCTTCTGTAGCAGCTTCTTATTCATATCCCCCAGGTCAAGCCCCTGCGCATCTACTTCTGCGGCATTGGGAATGTCCGGGAGATGCTTATGCTTATCAATAAACGCTGCTACTTCCGGGATGGAACGCAGCTGGTAGTTGCTGGCAAACACATAATCAGGCCAACCTTGCATGGTCACTTTGACCTTCTTGGCGCCTACTGTTCCGGCCACGGCAAGTTTATACTCCGGACTATTAGTACCAATACCCACATTCCCGTTCTCCCTAAGGAAAAGACTTACATTGTTCGAGGCGCTGTTATAAAAGCCAAGGCCGGCAGCATTTGAAAAAATACTGTGATAAGCGGTACCATTCTCCTGGTACATGAGTAACTCAGTGGAGTTGATCCCATTTGACCGGATAAACATGGTTTGCTTTATTCCCACTGTTCCCTCTACATCCAGTTTGTACGATGGATTGGGAGTTTTAGTGCCGATACCGACATTGTTGGAAAGGTTAATGAACAGGGCCGGATTGGTGGTGTTGTAAGAAAGCGAGCCGTATGTGGAGCTTACGTCTGCAGCAGTGAAGTACATTCCCCGGCCGAAATGATCCACGCTGGCACCTATTTTCACCCCAAACGAGTTCTCGGCCGATATGTGGTTCACAAATTCGAGCGATGCAGCGCCATTACCATCCTGCCCCAGCGACACGCGTTCGAAGTTGTAGGTGCCTGGCACCACGATTTTGTTTTCGTTGGATGTTTGATAATTGCCGATCTGCAGGGCATGCTGCGTAGCGCTGGTTTTAACCCCCACATTCCCCGGGAAATGGGTATCCTGCGCAAACGTTAATAATGGACACATCAGTAAAGTCAGCGACGCGGCCGCCTGTATGGACCTCTCGCCCATCAGTGTTAACATTGTTTTCATGGTAAAGGTGTCTGTTTTCTAAAAATTATATCCTAATCTAAATTTGATTGGGTCTGTCCTGGGCACATGGGTATTAGCCAGGAAGTCGAACAGCAGGATCGCAGTTCCTTTCAGCTTATTACTGATCTTGTATTTTTTGCTGATGCCGATAAGTCCACTGCCGGTCCAGGTATCGGCGTTCTTCAATTCCGTAAGACTTGAAAATGGAATGTTGTAGTTCTGTTCGTACCCACCGTTCAGAAAGAAAGTGCCTTTCAGCTTCCAGTCAACAAACGATCGAAAACCTACTCCCTGGTTAGAGAAAGCGATGTTATCCCACCCGGTGCCGATGCCAAGCTTGTAAGCCAGGCCCATACCGGCACTACCGTTTTTATGGAACTTGTACGCCACCTGTCCAGCGATGTCGCTGGTGGTAGGAAAGTATTGATTGGAGCGTTGAAATTGTACGTTGCCGCCAAACTCCAGCCGTTGCAGAAAGCTTTTGGTCTTCATTTCATTGGGTTTGAAATCGGGCATCTCCGCCGCATTATCTACATCGGGAAAGTTTTTTTTCAGTTCATCAAACTGGGCGCGGGCTGCATCCATCTGCTGACTGACGGCAGCATTGGCGTTGGGGCCGCTACCGCCCGCTGCAGCACCGCCCATACGTTGCTGTATCAGCTGTTCTACCTGGGTGCGTGTTTGCAGTCCGGCGAGGCTCTGTTCCAAATCTGCACTGCTCATGCCACTACCACCAGTGAGCTGACGCATATTAAAAAGTCCTGCCAGTTGGGAATTCTTCTCCATAAAGTTATTAAAGGCCTTTGTTTTCTGCAGCAATTCCAGTGCTTTGGCTTCTGCCTTTTTCCGGTCCTTGAACACTTCTTTATACTCACGTACCTGTTGTGCGTAATAGTAGGCTTCCTTGTTCAGTTTCTGCAGGTCTTTTGAGAATGCAGTATACTGGGATAGCTGATTTTTCAGTTGTTCTCGACGTTCTCTGATGTAAGTCTTTACTTGTTCGGCATATTGCAGTTTAGCCTGTAGGTCCTTCACGCTTTGAAGAGACCCATTCAATTTATCTGTCACAGCCTTCGACTTTCCCAGGAACTCTTTTGAATCTTTCAAGAACGAGAGGGAATTGGTAAGCGTATCAAGATAGCCATTGTACTGGCCATTCAGCGCTTTTCCGTACTTGGCGGTCCTTTTATGCAGATTTGCTTTCAGATTGCCAAGCGAGTCCAGTGAACGGGTAAAAATGTTATTCGCAGCCACAGAATCAATCTTAGATAATTTTTGCTGCATCTTTGCCTCCTGCCTGCGGAACCTGCTCAGGACCTTCTCCGTTCGTTTGGTCAGCTTCTGCTCGAATTTTTTGGATTTACTGCTTACTTCGGACAAGTATTTAGCCGGAACACTTTTTAATGCGGCTATCGTACTGTCTTGCGCAGCAATCGGGGTAACGGAGACAATGCTCAATAATAAAGTAAAAACGAAAATGCGTTTCATATAGGGACTTCTACGGGTTACCAAACAAATATAACCGGATATTTTCATTCCTCCGGACCTTTTTATTAACAATAGTTACCGCCCGAACACCGCCGCCACCGGCAACCCCACACACAATACCACGATCAACATCGACACCAACACGCCTTTCACCGTCAAGACCGTAGGCATGGCACCTGAAACCGGCAGCACCAGCAGGTTCATCACCGCCCATACCAGCACACCGAAGCCGATGCCCGTCAGCACCCAATTTCTTCGTATCCCAGGCAGCAGTTGCCATAGCAAAAGGAACACGCCCGCCCAGGCAATGGCGATCAGGTAATGGAAAAGTAACCCTTGTATCGCCATCGCCCATCCACCGGCAAAAGCTTTACTCCCATATACCCCGCTGGCCACAGTTTGCAGGATGCGTAGAGCGGGTGCATGGGAAATGATGTATCCATAAACGAGTATAGCCGCAATGATGTCGAGGGTGCCAGCCAGTAATCCGGCTTTAAGTACGAGGGGAAACGGGCGCATAACGTGGTGATTATTACTAATAAGTTACGCATTTCCGCCCGCTTTTTATAAAGATCCTTCATCCGTTCATACCATTCCGTTAAATCAACGGCTGCCAATCTGTCATTTCTCAATTTATTATGTATTTTTGCTGTCTTAAATTTGATCGGAAATGTTGGAACTGGTCCCTAAAACACATGATGAAGCACGCCAGGGAGAGGCTTACGCCCCTGCCCAGGCAGACACTACTACTTATACAAAGAAGTTTTATATAGAAAGCTATGGTTGCCAGATGAACTTCAACGATAGCGAGATCGTCGCCTCCATCCTCCAGGAAGAAGGTTTTGGCGCCACCCGCAATTATGAAGAGGCCGACCTGGTACTGCTCAACACCTGCTCTATCCGCGAAAAGGCGGAACAGACCGTACGTAAACGTCTCAGCGAGTTTCGCCGGATAAAAGATGCTAATCCAGGCTTGCTCGTAGGTGTGCTGGGTTGCATGGCCGAAAGGCTTAAAACCAAGTTCCTGGAAGAGGAAAAGCTGGTGGATATGGTGATCGGCCCCGATGCCTACCGTACGCTGCCAGCGCTCATCGAGGAAGCAGAAACCGGGCAGAAGGCCGTGAACGTTTTGCTGAGCCGGGAAGAAACATATGCAGACATCAGTCCTGTGCGACTGGATAGCAACGGCGTAACGGCCTTTGTATCCATCATGCGCGGTTGTAATAATATGTGTTCCTTCTGCGTGGTGCCTTTTACCCGAGGGCGCGAACGCAGCCGCGACGCGTATTCTGTCGTAGCCGAAGCGACCGACCTGTTCGAGCGTGGCTACCGCGAGGTAACATTGCTCGGCCAGAACGTAGACTCATACTACTGGAACAGCCCGGATGGAAGCGAAACGGTAAACTTCGCTAACCTGCTTGAACGTGTGGCGCTCATCAGCCCGTTATTGCGCGTGCGCTTTTCTACCTCCCACCCGAAAGATATTACGGACGAGGTACTGCACACCATGGCGAAGTACGAAAACATTTGCAAATACATACACCTGCCCGTACAAAGCGGCAGCACACGTGTTTTGTCGCTCATGAACCGAACTTACACCCGTGAGTGGTACATCAAAAAAGTGGAACGTATCCGCGAAATACTGCCCGACTGCGCCCTTTCAACGGACGTAATTACGGGCTTCTGCACCGAAACGGAAGAAGACCACCAGGACACCTTGTCGATGATGGAATTTGCGAAGTACGAGCTGGCTTATATGTTCGCATATTCCGAGCGCCCCGGCACACTTGCAGCGCGTCGTTATACAGATGATATCCCGGAAGACGTTAAGAAACGCCGCCTGAACGAAATCATTACCCTGCACCGCCGCCACAGCCTGGAAGGCATGCAGAAAGACGTAGGTAAGACGTTGAAAATATTGGTAGAAGGCACTTCCAAGAAGTCGGAAGCAGAACTGTACGGTCGTACCGACCAGAATAAGGTCGTGGTATTTCCAAAAGAACACTTTAAGAAGGGCGACTATGTAACTGTTACAGTACACGGCTGCACAGCCGGAACATTGCTCGGCAAAGCTGTGTTATAGAACGAAAGACTGGCGAATTTAACCAGGTAACCATCACCGCAGGCACAACAGGCCTGGAATTGTTAACACAATGGATAATATTCAAAGCATTAAAAACCGGTTCGGGATCATCGGTAATTCACAGGCGCTGAACTATGCCTTACAGGTAGCAGCGCAGGTGGCCAATACCGACCTCACCGTGCTGATCAACGGCGAAAGCGGGGTTGGTAAAGAAGTATTTTCACAAGTCATTCACGCGCTCAGCGCAAGAAAACATAATCCCTTCATCGCTGTAAACTGCGGCGCCATTCCCGAAGGCACGATCGATTCCGAACTGTTCGGTCACGAGAAGGGCTCGTTCACCGGCGCGGTAGACAGTCGTAAGGGTTACTTCGAAACGGTCAACGGCGGCACCATCTTCCTGGACGAGATCGGCGAGATGCCACTCGGTACCCAGGCCCGCCTGCTGCGCGTACTCGAAACCGGCGAGTTCATTCGCGTAGGTTCTTCGAAAGTGCAAAAAACAGACGTACGCGTGGTTGCGGCTACGAACCGCGATCTGCTGGAAAGCACGCAAAACGGTAAATTTCGCGAGGACCTTTACTATCGTTTAAACACAGTACCTATTCGGGTACCCGCGTTGCGCGACCGCAAAGAAGATATTCCCCTGCTGTTCCGCAAATTCGCGGTGGACTTTGCAGAGCGTTATAAAACTACCTCCGTTCAGCTGGATGAGGAGGCCCGCAATATGCTGGTCAACTATCCCTGGAGAGGTAATGTGCGCGAACTGAAAAATATGGCGGAGC
This genomic interval from Chitinophaga horti contains the following:
- a CDS encoding coiled-coil domain-containing protein — encoded protein: MKRIFVFTLLLSIVSVTPIAAQDSTIAALKSVPAKYLSEVSSKSKKFEQKLTKRTEKVLSRFRRQEAKMQQKLSKIDSVAANNIFTRSLDSLGNLKANLHKRTAKYGKALNGQYNGYLDTLTNSLSFLKDSKEFLGKSKAVTDKLNGSLQSVKDLQAKLQYAEQVKTYIRERREQLKNQLSQYTAFSKDLQKLNKEAYYYAQQVREYKEVFKDRKKAEAKALELLQKTKAFNNFMEKNSQLAGLFNMRQLTGGSGMSSADLEQSLAGLQTRTQVEQLIQQRMGGAAAGGSGPNANAAVSQQMDAARAQFDELKKNFPDVDNAAEMPDFKPNEMKTKSFLQRLEFGGNVQFQRSNQYFPTTSDIAGQVAYKFHKNGSAGMGLAYKLGIGTGWDNIAFSNQGVGFRSFVDWKLKGTFFLNGGYEQNYNIPFSSLTELKNADTWTGSGLIGISKKYKISNKLKGTAILLFDFLANTHVPRTDPIKFRLGYNF
- the miaB gene encoding tRNA (N6-isopentenyl adenosine(37)-C2)-methylthiotransferase MiaB — its product is MLELVPKTHDEARQGEAYAPAQADTTTYTKKFYIESYGCQMNFNDSEIVASILQEEGFGATRNYEEADLVLLNTCSIREKAEQTVRKRLSEFRRIKDANPGLLVGVLGCMAERLKTKFLEEEKLVDMVIGPDAYRTLPALIEEAETGQKAVNVLLSREETYADISPVRLDSNGVTAFVSIMRGCNNMCSFCVVPFTRGRERSRDAYSVVAEATDLFERGYREVTLLGQNVDSYYWNSPDGSETVNFANLLERVALISPLLRVRFSTSHPKDITDEVLHTMAKYENICKYIHLPVQSGSTRVLSLMNRTYTREWYIKKVERIREILPDCALSTDVITGFCTETEEDHQDTLSMMEFAKYELAYMFAYSERPGTLAARRYTDDIPEDVKKRRLNEIITLHRRHSLEGMQKDVGKTLKILVEGTSKKSEAELYGRTDQNKVVVFPKEHFKKGDYVTVTVHGCTAGTLLGKAVL
- a CDS encoding sigma-54 interaction domain-containing protein, which codes for MDNIQSIKNRFGIIGNSQALNYALQVAAQVANTDLTVLINGESGVGKEVFSQVIHALSARKHNPFIAVNCGAIPEGTIDSELFGHEKGSFTGAVDSRKGYFETVNGGTIFLDEIGEMPLGTQARLLRVLETGEFIRVGSSKVQKTDVRVVAATNRDLLESTQNGKFREDLYYRLNTVPIRVPALRDRKEDIPLLFRKFAVDFAERYKTTSVQLDEEARNMLVNYPWRGNVRELKNMAEQISVLSQDKMVNAAALRNFLPEAPSVNRLPVLASAGAGPSQSGDFANEREILYKLFFDMKKDVTELKKMFFEMLQNPNIAHSSSFQDSPVLHEYTPVEPQKQSAGLGGPQPILLHDDKIDHHEVVEETLAIADKEKELIIKALRKHKKKRKDAALELGISERTLYRKLKEYNIND